gtaaaagtgctccagcaacaggaggtgtaaagaaaccacatcgttatcgtcctggaacagtggctcttcgtgagattcgtcgttatcagaaaagcaccgaattgttaattcgtaaattgcctttccaacgtttagttcgtgaaattgctcaagatttcaaaacagatttgcgtttccagagctcagctgttatggcgcttcaagaagcaagtgaagcttatttggttggcctgtttgaagacacaaatttgtgcgccatccatgccaaacgtgtcacaattatgccaaaagacattcaattggccagacgcatccgtggcgaacgtgcttaaatcatcgaggttaaaaaaaatattcaacggtccttttcaggaccacaaaatatttaaaagagatataaatgaattttaattcaatctagtaattacgtacctatcgatttccacgattttttttttattttaggtagaaagataatgtgataatttactttgaaggcaaattttgaaaatgttattgcttgctttctatgcatagtttttatcatacaaatgaaaatatttatacctacgcaagccaatgctcgaaaatttatgaattttgtttttcttttttaattatagttattttataaggcattgcttcttttttttatgtctgaaggcaaattttcaagtaagaatttttttctatgtacagttttttgtaatactcgtaaaaatgtgaatttgtctactaagcaagtcaatactcgaaaatgtttgagttttgtgtgttttaatttttaatatttcaatgatgtattttataagtctatgctttgtttttttttatatatctgaaggcaaattttgaagcaagaaagtttttttttcaatgtacagatttttgtaatacaaatgtgaatttgtaaaccttggcaagcgaatattcgatagtttatgagttttgattgcttgattatttgtttaaatttttggtattttaatgtttgttatggattaaatatttaatatttatgaacaaaataatataaatatagtttttcatttgttttcttgcttgggataatgtttaacaaattttctaagaaaaagtcacagcctagggaaaaaatgctacgcgtttcattacccatattgttttaattttattaaaaagaaattaagtaagaatttgatgaaatttttagttatttagtttaaataaactatcagctttatgttaaaaataatttcaagctgaaaatatgtttaatttattaaatataaacattcttgttggtaagtattaaaaaaataccaccaaacatttactttaattgttattaatgcattgatagatagtgttttttcaatcaaattatttattaaattatctattattattgtaagaataaattttgtcaattgttttataatatttaggtcgaaaagacgtaaatttttgaagttttaagaggaaactaagttgcaaaagtgtacaaattatgtacaaaatgaattttttgtataccttcgctctctttgattctcatttagccgtttctgtaggtgcggatttggcgcaattttaacaaaaacgtgtttctatttcttaaaattgtgctctaaagtgattaataatagtgaattcaaaatggcagatactgtagctacgtctcctgcaatcgttgcggaaaaaaaaccaaaaaaagctgccgccgcaagtgggtcaaaaaaaccaaaatcggcaccaactcatcctccgactcagcaaatggtggatgcggcaattaaaacattgaaagatcgcggtggttcttcccttttggcaatcaaaaaatatattgctgctacttacaaagttgatgtacaaaaacttgctccgtttataaaaaaatatttaaaaggtgctgtaataagtggtaaattagtgcaaaccaaaggaaaaggagctgcgggttcttttaaattgtcgcctagtgccaacaaggaaccaaaggccaagtctgctgagaagaaaaaatctgccgccaaaccaaaagctgccgctgctggtgacaaaaaattaaaaaaagtgtctggtgaaaagaaagtaaaaaaagtagccgccacaacaaaaaaaagtgccagtgcagataaaaagaaggtggaaaaaccaaaagtgaaaagtgttaaaaaaacgagtgcagttaaggcaaagccaacaaaagcaaaggcagccgcgcctaaacctaaagtgccaaaagcaaaatcagccacagcagcagccaagccaaaaaaggcagtcgctgttaaaaaggcaaagaagtaaaatttccatttcaatgaaaaacaaagttgaaatcaaaacaaaaatccacagtccttttcagggctacaaaaaatatactaaaatgagatataaaaactttttttttttaattttttattaaaaaggagggagaatttttggactatctcgatgatagcgttgagatgcgatgggctggtggagcaacggcgacgggataagtggtgaagtggctggatgcgatgcgacgtcgccgcgcggccggcgcgcgctgtcgccgctacgggactaccactactgaacaaacggaaacgtattttgttttgcatttattttcgcgcttttttgttctacagaaaatactttttttaatgaaataggtattgcaaatgcaaacttcatttatttgtattcatatgtttttctcattgggcagaaagaaaggaaatatcaatacaaataaataatatatttttgcgcctattttcttactacagctgctaggcacgatgcgatttgtctgggcgagactgaaccaccgaaaacgtatttagttttgcatttattttcgtcctttttttgttctacagaaaatagtttttttatgaaataggtattcaaaagcaaacttaatttatttgtattcatatgtatttctcattgggcagaaagaaaggaaatatcaatacaaataaataatatatatttttgcgcctattttctaactacagctactaggtacgatgcgatatgtatgggcgagactgtactgtttattttctacttttttgtgattggacgcgatgcgatgccttcaacaataaatatctttcatagaaaatacttttactatcaaataagacaacaacatatttttctttttttgcatttctctaatacctacgtaattattgaaatgtttccacgctatgtgactgtacacgatgcgtagaaaaatacaaacgaaatactttggcaaaatgtaggtatttgttttcatgtatttttatggactagacgcgacatgacgtatacctgcaacaatttacaaaattcttaaacaaaatatcaagagttttgtattttatttcaggaattacatatgtttttcatatatttttatcgactggacgcgacatgacgcattcctgcaacaaataaaaaaattcttacacaatttatcaagagttttgtatttcttttcatagaaattacatatattttcatatatttttatcgactggacgcgacatgaagtatatccgcaacaattaagaaaattcttaaacaaaatatcaagagtgttgtatttcttttcatagaaattacatacgtacatctgacatcaaaaaacacaaacaaattt
This window of the Eupeodes corollae chromosome 3, idEupCoro1.1, whole genome shotgun sequence genome carries:
- the LOC129952719 gene encoding histone H1-like, with the translated sequence MADTVATSPAIVAEKKPKKAAAASGSKKPKSAPTHPPTQQMVDAAIKTLKDRGGSSLLAIKKYIAATYKVDVQKLAPFIKKYLKGAVISGKLVQTKGKGAAGSFKLSPSANKEPKAKSAEKKKSAAKPKAAAAGDKKLKKVSGEKKVKKVAATTKKSASADKKKVEKPKVKSVKKTSAVKAKPTKAKAAAPKPKVPKAKSATAAAKPKKAVAVKKAKK